TGCCCGAGGTGACGAGGTGGGAGATGAGCTGGCGGACTTCACGGTCGGAGAGGACGGTGCTGAGGATTGTGCGACAGTCTTGGATGGGCAGCTGGGAGGCGACGGTAGGGAGGCCCATGATGGCAGAGGgggtgagtttggaggttgCTTTTGGTTTCATTTTGAGTCGGTTGGGGATAAGGGCACTGGTGGTtgggatgagggtgaggggggaggagcaacCTGGGTCGGTTTGTGTGCGCTGTCGCTTCGCGGcgctcttgctcttgctaGGTGTCCGTGGGGTTGGGGCATGGATGCCGTCGCCTTTACCgttgtcgtcgccgtcgccgccgccgtcgtccTGGAGTCGCTTCATGATGCCGGGCTGATGGGGGATGGGTCTCAAGGGTATCAGCATCTCAATGCGGGACCCAAACAACCGGGCAAAAGCGTcaccgctgccgctgcccgCAAGGGAAGGTGAACAAGGTGCAAGTGCCTGCCTACAAAAGATGCACACCGGTGCTGGAGGTTTAGGCTTCACCGGACCCCCACCGCATTCTGCCCCGCAAGGTTCGACATCAAGACATGACTGGAAACGAAACTGCGTGTACTGTCACCATGAGCGCCCAAGGTGTGTCGCCATCAACAGACCGCTGCCTTATATTTGCGGCCACAAAATTATGCAGGATTAGAATAATTAATTACAGGAAGAAACTAGCACACCGTCACCGCAACCCGtctccaacccacccaaaaAATCAAGTCTAGTTGGAGATCTTGCAGAGCTTGCCGACCTGGGTGGTTAACCAGCTGGGCTGGCCCTGGATGGTCCACCTCTCGGCACCGACGGCAGTGGGAGCCCAGAAGAGATCGTTGGGGTCGACCTCCCGCTTGATGCTGAGCAGGCGCTGGTAGTTGGTgccgaagaaggcctcgccaAAGTTGGGTTCCATGACATCGCCCTCGTTGCCGTAGCCACCGGGGCCCCAGGCACGGAGACGCTCCATCCAGTCGTGGGTaatcttgttgttggtggcggcCAGCTCGGGCTCGGGGGTGCCAGGGGCCCAGCCGGCGCCCATGATGGCGAACCAGATGGCGTCGCGCCAGTGGGAGTTGGCGGCCGAGTTGGGAGTGCCCTCGGTCTGGCGGGGGTTCATGTTGTACTGGATGAGCGCGGAGCCCTCCTCGATAATGGCGCGCATTTCGTCGAATAAGGCGTCGCGGTTGGTCGAGTTGTTCCAGACGCTGGCGGGGAACATGCGGGAAGCGGTGCgcatgttgctgttggccaCGGACTCGGCAGGGAAGTACTGGGTCCAGACATCATAGAGgttctccttctcgaagAAGTTGGGGGTGAAGGCGAGACCCATGGCAGTCCACTCATCGAGGAGAGGCTGGACGTGAACCTTGAACTGGGCGAGGGTCATGTTGGGCATcatgaaggggtggaaggtcCAGCTGTAGCCACCGGCGGCGGTAAATAGAGGGAAGACGGTGGAGTAGCCATAGACGCCCTGGGCGGCATAGCCGGGGAACTTGCGCCAGTAGGCATACATGGCCTGCCAGAAGACGGCGATGCTGTTCTCGGACTCGGGGCCGGCGTTGAGGGTCATGGAGAAACCAGCAAACTTCTGCTTGGGGTGGACCTtgacggtgatggaggtgacgACACCGAAAgtgcccccgccgccgccacggAGAGCCCAGAACAGGTCGGTGTTCTTGGTCTCGGTGGCAGTAACGAAGCGGCCGTTGGGGAGGACGACATCGATACTGAGGACCTGGTCGGAACCAAGACCATACTTGCTGCTCAGGGGCGAgtggccaccaccagcaaggTAACCAccggcaacaccaacaccgggGCACTCACCACCGACAGCGGTGACACCGAGGCTGTTGGCGGCCGCATAGAGCTCACCAACCTGGACACCGGCACCAAGCTTGAGGGCAGGGCCATTGTAGGAAGGGCTGCGGAACGACTTGACATACTTGATGTCCTTGAGGTTGTGGGTCCAGATCGAGAGGGCACCGGCGCCAGTCGACTTACCAAGGAAGTCGTGGCCCGTGTTATGGACGACAAGACGGAGGTTCTGGTTGCGGGCAAAGTTGACGGCAAGCTGAACTTGATAGACGTTGCGGATCTTCACAGAGTAGGAGGGGAAGCTGCCCATCTCGCAGGTGCCGGTCTGGCCGTTCTGGGGCATGCACGTCTCGCCCTGGTAGAGGGGGGACATGACCGAGGTGGGATCACTCGCGTGAAGAGCAGACTGAGCCCAGTTGGCAAGCACATATTGGCACTTGGCAGCATTGTAGACGCCGCTATTGGGGTAGCAGACGGCACCGATGGGGACAGTCTCGATGAGGGCGCCACCGGTcaggaggttgaagacggTCCAGCTCAGACGGGATGGCCAGGCACGGTCACCGGGGAACACCTTGCAGTCGCCGACCTGGAAGCCCCTTGAGAAGCTTCTCTTGGTGGTTACGCCGGAGACGTCTTCGTCGAAGGTGAAGAGATTGATGTCGCTGAGGTCAAGAGCGGTaaggttggcgaggacggcATCGGTCAACAGCAGGACCTCACcggcatcttcaaccacctcggcctcggcagccGGGGCGACGGTGGTCTCGTTGGCAGCTACAATACAGTCAGCAACCAAGGCAACCTAGCGTAaccaacatccacccccgGCGGATAGGGTGATATTGAGGCATCCTAGCTTCCACGTTGGAGCAGCATGGCATCGTGGGAAAGAAATATTGGCTGGACATACAAAGGACAGACCCGTCTTCGGCGAGAATGGTTGGCTCTGTCTGGGCCAAACCGAGGCGAGCAAATGTACCCGCAAGGAGCAGGGCGCGGGAGAGGGATACAGCAATCATGGTTGTCAAAGTTGATCCAATGATGCTGGTGAgaggagcgggagggagTGAGGTTCACGACACCAAGAACTGCGATCTAGCAAAGGTTATGTAGCCCGCAGATCCGGGAGGTGCCGGATTGCTGCCCCCCTTTCAAAATTGCGTTTGCCCCCTCGATAcccagcagaagaagagcctGCTCGGATCAGTTGCCGAATCCTTATCAATCCTAGCATGaactggtggtgttggtggcagGGACCCAGGCAATTCACAACATGTCCGCGACCAGCATCCCGGGCTGCCATGCGGCGGTGTGGGGTCTAGAGCGAATTGCGACGACTGCCCTCGTAAGAGCCAGTTGAGGTGACGGGAGAAATGGCATCATTACCGATGACATGGTAATTTACACCCCAGGCAAGTGTGGAAAGATGGATAGGTATGGAAATTGTATTCCTGCCGTTCCGGATTGGCTGGACAGGTCTTGCGGCGCATGGCACGTGGGCATGATATGATGATGGAAGGACGTTGTAGTATGGAGAGGGGCATTGTTATGTTACCATGATGTTTATTACCTGTACACTGCGACAACACAAAAGACTTGAAGTTTCTAGACCCCGGTATAGCATCTCTGgacctttttgttttgggggggaacGCGGGGCCCTTCGGGGAGCAGAGGTTCATCCGGTGatgtgggaggtgggataAACGAGACGAAAGCGGGGGAAAATGTTACCCTTCTGTGCGCTCGCCGGGACCGGCGCTTCGTCCGGTCTTCTCTTAGCACGGATTCAGTGGGTTCAAGGGGAGTCTGTGGGGTCCGGAGCGAAAATCGACAATCCCTTCTGGAACTCTCAAAGCCAGAACCATCTTCCCCACCGTCGTCGCCGGCAGAAATGAGGGCCTATAAGGAGGGTTCGTTTGTAAAAAGGACACGGGCATTCGGATATAAATACCTTATGAATCATCGTGACTACGTACATACCGATATACATATCACCGACCGACCAGCTGGTTAAATCCTCGTCGTTTACCGCATGGCTGCACCCCAGATCTAGCCACCAAGCCACTGttgcccccttttcctcttgcCTTTAGACACGGCCGCCTAAACTGCTGGAATTTGCGATTCCTCAGCAGATCAAAAAACGTGTTTGCCGTTGCCTCAACTAATGCAAGCTAAAACAGACTAAGGACTCCTTGGGCTTGCCAAGCCACTCGGTCAGTCCCTAGCCCGGCATTATCCTGCAACGTCAAGCTGCCCTGGCAGTTACTGTGGAGAAAGGCACTCTTGCAAACCCGAGGGACTGTTTCCCATCTGCATGTTTTGTCTGACAGGTTGACGGCACTTCTTGTCCCAAAGTGCGCTTATACGGTTATTTACCTTGGGTAGGCTAACGACAGGTGCGGCTCGGTATCCCGCTTCAataccaacaacaacgtCAAATATCTGCCTCGCCTGAGGGCTTTTTTAGCACATCAAGGTTGTTCGCtctggaaaaagaaaaacccatGGGATGCTTGGCCAGCTGCTTGTGCCTCCGACCTGTGTCGAGTCATGGAGCACCCTGTCTTTGTCCTCTTGGCCGAGGTCCTGGGTTGTGGGTCTTCGGCCGGGGGGTCTTTACTGTGGGAACTTTATCCTCTGGGAGACATTCATTTGTGTGTATGTCCGTCTCTGGACCCCCAAAACTCTATCGACAGGAATCTCACCAGCGAAAGTGTGATCGGCGACAGCGACAACGATAACACGTGGTGATGCCTCTGCAGATCCGATCTTGTTGTCTACCCACACATGCGTAACAGGGGAACTCCGCAAAGATCTGCCGattgacgatgacgagagATCTCTGGGAATACATAGTTGTCGTGATCAGAAGGTTGATGCAGTGGTACGATATAACGACACCGCTTCTTCGTCGACCTAAAATGGCAAAGCCTTTGCACTTTATAAAACAGCAAAGACCATTACTCCTTTAATAGGCATTACATAAAAAACCAACCCTCACACTCCACCCTTCTCACTCCATATCGGACGGGCATCTCCACCAAAGTCATGCTGGGAGCTTCCAATGAAAAGCGTTTTCACCCAGGCGGGGAGAACGGCTTGCTCTCGCCGGGACGGTCTAGCTTGTCTTACTACTTACTCGTCCGAGGAACCGTTGATCATTGCCCGGAAGGGGATTTCCCTTGACACCAAGATTTATGTAGCAACTGACTCTAGCTTGCAGCCAAGACTACTTCGCCGACTTTGCCGCACATTCGCTGGGTTCGGAGTGTGTGTGGAGGCTTGGGTATGTATGACAAGGGCTTCAATGTCCACTTCCCACGTGGAATAAAGGGATTCTGACTTCTTGTCGAAATGAgggcttctttttctcccttTGGAACTTTCTTCTTTCCTGCAGGCAGGAAAAGCAAAGGTGCGGCCACCAGTCCACTATTGTAAGAACTTTGCTgtcgcccccttttccaccctGGGAATCCGCTCTAATGTAACGTACGTTGTGGTGTTTATTTGGCACAACCCAGCCAGTTTTGCGAGCATCTGGTGATGATCATATTTCATAAAGCAAGGAAGCTGCTGtatttttttggtttctaCTGCTACTGTTATATACCTATTTGTGCCTCGGTGTTTCTGGTACTTCCAAGGATTGTTCTTAATTGTcgttcccttcccttctcgtCGTCAACTCCACACCGGCTTCGATCATCCCGCCCACAGCCCGCTGCGATTCGGCCCGTGTTCCAGACTATGCCGTTTGTTCTATCCTGTTGTTAGACCACGGGATATCTCAGGGTGATATCAGTCGCTCGCAAAGATGaccctccttcctcgccacccACCGCACCCCAACGTGCTTGAtatcccaacaccaccactacaACAAGCCGGTCTCTTCattattttcttcttcacaGCTATCGCCTTCGTTGCCTTCCTGCTCCGGCTCTTTTCCCGGCACAAAACTGGACAATGGGGTCTCGACGATGCTATGGTGGGCTGTGCCATGCTGTTCTCGCTCCTGATGATTGGGCCTTTCTATATGTGTAGGTCTAGTTCGATAAATTCCTGCTCGTGGCGAATGCTAACAACATATAGACATCAAACTCGGATACTTTGGCTGGAGACAAGAAGACGTCCCACCAACATATGATCCAACGCCGGCATTTTGGTGGTTCTTCCTAGCACAATTGTTTTACAACCCTATCTTGGCCTTCGTCAAGGCTTCGGTACTCCTGTTCCTGCTGAGACTCGGTGGTCAGAAGCCTGGCGTTAGAATGGTCATCTACGTCCTCAATACCTTCAACGCTCTGCAGGCTATCGCTATCTTTCTGGTTGCACTGCTCCAGTGCTTGCCGATCGAGGCCAACTGGGACTTCGCCCTGAAGGCTGACCCCAACACCCGGTGTATCGACAACAGCTTCCACGTCATTGCGTCCTGCTTGACACTGCTCACTGACATTTTGGTTGTTGTCATTCCATTTTGGATTTTCTTGGGCctcaagatgaagaaggcggccaAGGTTGCTGTCTTGGGTATCTTCCTGCTCGGTCTTGCGTACGTTTCCCTTTTTTGTGACCACCGTTCTCCCAACTTCCGCTAACATTTGATATCCACAGTGTCACCATTATCGGCGCGGTCCGACTCaacggcatcatcaagctcTTTTACAGCACGCCCGACGGCAAGGACCCATTCCACGACGTAACCGTCACCCTCTCTGTTGTCGAAGCCAACATCGCCATCGTGTCTGCCTGCGCGCCAGCCCTGCGACCGCTGTTCCGCATGTGGATGCCCGTCCTCTTCGGCGGCACCACCGAGCGCTACGGCAACAAGTACACACCCAACAGCAAGCTGCCTTACTACGCCGACCAGAGCAACACCAAGGGCGGCAACGGCACCGGCATGCGCGCGGACGACGTCACGCTCAAGAGCATCAAGGCGACGAGGAACCGCGATGGGCACACCGAGTGCCGGAGCGCCAGCCCGAGCgggagcgaggaggagatcatgACGTACAATGGCATTATGCGGACGACGGATGTCAGGGTACAGTACGACGGCGCGAGCGGGTTTGCGGTGTCAACAGGGGACAAGAGCAGGCCGAGTGTAGACTCCAAGGGGGTGgactttgttgttgctgttgaggagaagaggacaGTGTAATGGCATGAATGTGGGAATCAACAACAATGTCAAAAAAAAGGTGATCAAAAAGGTGGTTAGTGGGAATTTTCGACGGGACACTTTAGAGACGCACCCCCCCTAATAGGGGTTAAAGTTATAGGTACAACAAAATTTTTTGACTCTTGCTACATTAATTAGCTACTCTTAACTCCTTACCTTTCTTTATATTTCTCTAACTAGATCTTGGCAAAATTCCAAGACTCTagtttttttatatttaaattGCTTAGATTTATAGTTTTGCTGAATATATTTTTACaatataaatagtattaaCTTACTTATTTTTCCTACTAACTTTATACCATCCCGGTATTataccttttttttgttttaaTCGAAGGTATAAATTGTATGCTCTATTCAAATATTTTACCTATTTAAAATTTTcaaattatataataatattaataaattcttttttttataaaaacCTAGGTAACTATGTTGTTACGGAAAAAAAGCTTCTTAGTAAAGCTTAAATTAAAAAGTCTGGGGTTgtaaaatatttaaatattaatcCTACAATTAATTAGCTATATTTCTTGCTCTTACTTTTACACTGTGCTActattatacttttttttcttttattaaAGCATACATCTTACATTTAATATGACTATTTTATTCGTTTAAAAATTCTAAACTATATAGTAAAAATAActaatttttttaaattataatttTATATAATTCTTAACTTAAAGTTCAAGTatattaaaaatattaatttGAATTTTATTAAAATTAAAAGGCTAAAGTATAATTTACCTGTAAATATTTGCTTACTATTTTTTAATAAGTAACTTTTTAAAGGGTTAGAATTATAAAAATTTTAAACTATATAGTTCATTTAGCTTTTgtaatataaaaatatagATATagtgaaatggtgagaaaacacacaaaccaactacaacaccacaaatataccctcaacagggtctctgaatgaacacacctgcgtgacagtgactcgctcgcaggccgcactccacgcaggacaaagaaaagactctatgggctcgcaAGCCACATAATAAGaacctgatcggcctgatcagagggccagaattgcctgcacgcgtgcaaggcacaaaaatatgaagaaataaaagtcgatgtcctgtctaaaatagaatgcccgaagcagaccgcttatatatatgacccctgaacccccgagagctccacttccttactcaaaccctcaggcctgtagccgcaccccaaaccaataGTTTTgaatatattataatatttaatGCACTTAAACTTCACTTTATAGCGAATGATAAATGTTTTTCGATACTTAATAAAAACTAATATAATATTAAGATTATAtttctttaatattaattatttaGTAGTTCGTTTgattaatttttttttatataacgGAGAAATAGATTTTAATTCTAACATAGCTTTTTCAAAGGGTTCCAACCCTACTATTTAGAGCTATTTTAAATCTTTATTACTTACGTTTTATTTTACTGTTTTAATAGTAAGGAAAAGCTACTATTTAATCTTATGCTTTAGAGTTTCAACGTATAGTAAGTAAAGTTTGCGCCTAGTAAAACTTCGGTAACACTTAATTTTTTTGATGCTGTAAGCGCTGCGCTCTAATAATACGAAAGTATCTTTTTTGtattgtgacgaacccctatccagaacctctaaaagggatactaattaaaggcacttctgaataatcctagttcggtgcagctaaacagtgcacaataAGATGTCTCAATATAAACACTAATACTGTAAATATAAGCTGTGATTGCATACTgcagaactgtctatctactgttaaaatacagcttttgtttgtggattttacagtgtatctgagccctgtatattacagggcctcagaggcaaaacaatggcttgaatcagcagtgtttaggctcggcctccggaagcaatccgaggtcccgggaagccgagcgctaaggccggtgccctgcagtagTCAAATGGTAGCGGCAACAtggcctgtaacgtggcccctaaccttatatttagttagcgcacttagcgggcgttcgggcccgggaaacgcgcgtttaggcccgggaacggagtcACCTTCGGGAAGCAAGTAaaaggccgatggcctataaaacttctgcctcacaccctatccactgtggtattttttagtctataaagttcaattaatatactagttcaccacactcatcagtgcctcacaagcctatattacagtgattctcttctatatattacagggcgccgcctctataatcctccttccttcagtaccacggcaactgtcgaatgctgcagtcaaagtcttcttcgcttttagtgtactgcgccgatagctatttgagcctatatttacaggcctcaatagcactTATTTCAACAGTAGGTAAGGATACTATTCCTGTATTTTATATTGTGCTCcagcctttttttcctttacAAAAGAAGCTACTTATTACAATCTATTTATAATAGAAAATGAAAGATGAATTTCGGATATTATATTTTTAGgataaatattttattaaaaGCGTTTAGTAAAGAAATATTTAAAGTTGttaataatttttttaataaGCTGACTGTTTTTAAAATATagtaaaaataataataattaatagAAGAACTAACTAATAATCCTAatctttattaattaaaaaagagAGTAGTATTAGCGGCGATTTATGAAGCTTTAAAACTATAACGGCATACGGCAGAGAGCATAGTACAAGGTTAGGGGTGCAGGAAGCAAAGAGAGCAGGAGAAAGCTGGGGCTAATAAGAAAGCAGTAAGAAGCATAGGTAATGTGGGGCACGGGTAGGAGCACAGGCTAGGCAGAGCAGGGCAAGGATATCTTAGAGAGCTAGCAGGCTACCCACaaaccttcttttcctttcttcttcatcttaCGATTACATTAGCTACAGGAGTGCAGTATCAGCTTTGACTTATT
This window of the Podospora pseudoanserina strain CBS 124.78 chromosome 3, whole genome shotgun sequence genome carries:
- a CDS encoding hypothetical protein (COG:S; EggNog:ENOG503PC7D) encodes the protein MTLLPRHPPHPNVLDIPTPPLQQAGLFIIFFFTAIAFVAFLLRLFSRHKTGQWGLDDAMVGCAMLFSLLMIGPFYMYIKLGYFGWRQEDVPPTYDPTPAFWWFFLAQLFYNPILAFVKASVLLFLLRLGGQKPGVRMVIYVLNTFNALQAIAIFLVALLQCLPIEANWDFALKADPNTRCIDNSFHVIASCLTLLTDILVVVIPFWIFLGLKMKKAAKVAVLGIFLLGLAVTIIGAVRLNGIIKLFYSTPDGKDPFHDVTVTLSVVEANIAIVSACAPALRPLFRMWMPVLFGGTTERYGNKYTPNSKLPYYADQSNTKGGNGTGMRADDVTLKSIKATRNRDGHTECRSASPSGSEEEIMTYNGIMRTTDVRVQYDGASGFAVSTGDKSRPSVDSKGVDFVVAVEEKRTV
- a CDS encoding hypothetical protein (EggNog:ENOG503NXMG; CAZy:AA7; COG:C); the encoded protein is MIAVSLSRALLLAGTFARLGLAQTEPTILAEDGSVLSANETTVAPAAEAEVVEDAGEVLLLTDAVLANLTALDLSDINLFTFDEDVSGVTTKRSFSRGFQVGDCKVFPGDRAWPSRLSWTVFNLLTGGALIETVPIGAVCYPNSGVYNAAKCQYVLANWAQSALHASDPTSVMSPLYQGETCMPQNGQTGTCEMGSFPSYSVKIRNVYQVQLAVNFARNQNLRLVVHNTGHDFLGKSTGAGALSIWTHNLKDIKYVKSFRSPSYNGPALKLGAGVQVGELYAAANSLGVTAVGGECPGVGVAGGYLAGGGHSPLSSKYGLGSDQVLSIDVVLPNGRFVTATETKNTDLFWALRGGGGGTFGVVTSITVKVHPKQKFAGFSMTLNAGPESENSIAVFWQAMYAYWRKFPGYAAQGVYGYSTVFPLFTAAGGYSWTFHPFMMPNMTLAQFKVHVQPLLDEWTAMGLAFTPNFFEKENLYDVWTQYFPAESVANSNMRTASRMFPASVWNNSTNRDALFDEMRAIIEEGSALIQYNMNPRQTEGTPNSAANSHWRDAIWFAIMGAGWAPGTPEPELAATNNKITHDWMERLRAWGPGGYGNEGDVMEPNFGEAFFGTNYQRLLSIKREVDPNDLFWAPTAVGAERWTIQGQPSWLTTQVGKLCKISN